In one Brevibacillus choshinensis genomic region, the following are encoded:
- a CDS encoding glycosyltransferase, translating into MKRKLHRIIAFLLSAALFLPATATKGQEVAEEVEQTEGISSAAVKLREEMRKLWTDQTLWTRNYVVSATAGLEDQSQVLAKLLKNQEDIGNAFKPYYGEAVGDQLTELLKQHIFIAEKIVEAAKNQQQLDLKTLYTNWYLNADDIANLLSGLNMNWTLNELRDLLHTQLQQVTDVVEARLNKDGNADILAFDQGEENSLVVADTLSEGIIKQFPNLFS; encoded by the coding sequence ATGAAAAGAAAGCTTCACAGGATCATCGCGTTCTTACTCAGTGCGGCTCTGTTCCTTCCCGCAACCGCTACGAAAGGACAAGAAGTAGCGGAGGAGGTAGAGCAAACAGAAGGGATAAGCTCGGCCGCCGTAAAGCTACGAGAAGAGATGAGAAAGCTCTGGACTGATCAAACACTCTGGACTCGAAATTACGTCGTCAGTGCTACAGCAGGGCTGGAGGACCAGAGTCAGGTGCTGGCCAAGCTGTTGAAAAATCAGGAAGACATCGGAAATGCCTTTAAGCCATATTACGGAGAGGCGGTCGGCGATCAGCTGACAGAGCTGTTAAAGCAACATATTTTTATCGCGGAAAAGATCGTGGAGGCAGCGAAAAACCAGCAGCAGTTAGATTTAAAAACGCTCTATACAAACTGGTACCTAAATGCGGATGACATCGCCAATCTCCTCAGTGGCCTCAACATGAATTGGACCTTGAACGAATTGAGAGATTTGCTCCATACGCAGCTGCAGCAGGTCACCGATGTGGTGGAAGCCAGGCTGAACAAGGATGGAAATGCAGACATACTTGCATTTGATCAGGGGGAAGAGAATAGTTTAGTCGTGGCAGACACCCTATCGGAAGGGATCATCAAGCAATTTCCCAATCTATTTTCCTGA
- the gdhA gene encoding NADP-specific glutamate dehydrogenase, which translates to MAALQESELDDMQIAQSYVNEVYETIQARNPGEHEFHQAVKEIFDSLVPVFAKHPKYMNNGILERISEPERIITFRVPWVDDHGKVRVNRGFRVQYSSAIGPYKGGIRFHPSVNASIIKFLGFEQIFKNALTSQPIGGGKGGSDFDPKGKSDGEVMRFTQSFMTELCKYIGPDTDVPAGDIGVGAREIGYMFGQYKRIRGGYEAGVLTGKGVGYGGSLARTEATGYGVVYFVEEMLKDKGQSMKGRTVVVSGSGNVSIYAMEKALHMGASVVACSDSNGYIYDKRGINLETVKRLKEVERKRLHEYVKEHPHAEYREGCTGIWTIPCDIALPCATQNEIDAASAKILVENGVKAIAEGANMPSTLDAIEVFLSHGILFGPAKAANAGGVSVSALEMAQNSMRLAWTFEEVDAKLHEIMARIYQTSMKAAEEYGHPGNLVVGANIAGFIKVADAMMVQGVI; encoded by the coding sequence ATGGCTGCTCTACAAGAAAGTGAACTGGATGACATGCAGATTGCACAATCGTACGTCAATGAAGTGTACGAAACGATTCAAGCACGCAACCCTGGGGAGCATGAATTTCATCAAGCCGTAAAAGAGATTTTCGATTCTCTGGTACCCGTATTCGCAAAGCACCCGAAATACATGAACAACGGTATCCTCGAACGGATCAGTGAACCAGAGAGAATCATTACGTTCCGCGTACCTTGGGTCGATGATCACGGAAAAGTACGGGTAAATCGCGGATTTCGCGTACAGTACAGCAGCGCGATCGGTCCATACAAGGGCGGTATCCGGTTCCATCCATCCGTCAATGCCAGCATCATCAAGTTTCTAGGCTTTGAACAAATCTTTAAAAACGCACTGACCAGCCAACCCATCGGCGGCGGTAAAGGCGGATCGGACTTCGATCCAAAAGGCAAATCCGACGGCGAAGTCATGCGATTCACTCAGAGCTTTATGACAGAGCTCTGCAAATACATCGGTCCAGATACGGATGTACCTGCTGGAGATATCGGGGTCGGTGCACGGGAAATCGGCTACATGTTCGGTCAGTACAAACGCATTCGCGGCGGATATGAAGCAGGCGTCCTCACCGGAAAAGGTGTGGGCTACGGCGGAAGCTTGGCTCGTACAGAGGCGACTGGCTACGGAGTCGTTTACTTTGTCGAGGAAATGCTGAAAGATAAAGGCCAGAGCATGAAAGGCCGCACCGTCGTTGTTTCCGGATCAGGCAATGTTTCGATCTACGCCATGGAAAAAGCGCTCCACATGGGAGCCAGTGTAGTGGCATGCAGCGATTCGAACGGCTACATTTACGACAAGCGCGGCATTAACTTAGAAACCGTGAAACGCCTAAAAGAAGTGGAACGAAAAAGACTCCACGAGTATGTAAAAGAACATCCGCACGCCGAGTACCGGGAAGGCTGCACAGGCATTTGGACCATTCCCTGTGACATCGCTCTGCCGTGCGCCACTCAAAATGAGATCGACGCCGCATCTGCGAAAATCCTCGTCGAAAATGGCGTGAAAGCAATCGCTGAAGGAGCAAACATGCCGTCCACTCTAGATGCGATCGAAGTATTCTTGAGCCATGGCATTCTCTTTGGACCAGCAAAAGCCGCGAATGCAGGTGGAGTCTCCGTTTCCGCACTGGAAATGGCCCAAAACAGCATGCGCCTCGCATGGACCTTTGAAGAAGTGGATGCCAAGCTGCACGAAATCATGGCTAGGATTTATCAAACCAGCATGAAGGCCGCCGAAGAGTACGGACATCCAGGCAATCTCGTCGTCGGTGCGAATATCGCCGGATTCATTAAAGTGGCCGATGCTATGATGGTGCAGGGCGTGATTTAA
- a CDS encoding YhgE/Pip domain-containing protein, whose product MRSIWQIYKTDWLNIFKVPTGVFLIVAIALLPCLYDWVNIKSVWDPYANTQGVKVAVTSQDTGATVAGQHINIGDELLNSLQQNQKLGWTFVDEAEAQRGVDKGEYYASILIPPDFSSKITGIVDGKLDRPTVIYSVNEKVNAIAPKITSSGVSAIAKEINENFTGAVSEALLKKLKEIGIEIEAQLPTIRKIENGIFDLERNLPQIQAAGQKVLELEKKLPEIHEKAQIIPALEEKIPEINQAAEYLLKIQQNWPKISDTISQILIIQDKLPQIHQAVDRVQELDQHFNQVEDTVNLALSKTNKAIEVVTAAQDALPRIADIAEKGAAFADQLHDFLVANEGALDTIAPLIKQNLALAQQAADTVALLAERLLDTNPDRWPTADEVKAVQGRLATVERVLEHTSSLLDRINSYIPGKPLQGQVDRLHSIEDKMKRQIELLGIAALALENGKAPLKETIESLRQGAKETSAALGSILSRYDSEIVPRIAAGIDALKTLARTSSDHLQTAKDKIPDIAAILEDAKAGLEFGQAELKRIQDQMPQIRAKVHELAQGLQAKVDAFDKAITVAAPLLKNSLPEIGKKLDAAAAFITNDLPAAEKELVKLSDFVRNQLPQLEEGVHKVAGLVRNDLPQLQHAVREAADKLREFEANNQFAALAKLLRGDIQKESEFLASPVQIQENRKYPIPNYGSAMSPFYGVLSLWVGATLLISLLKAEAENPDGRYKPYQLYLGRLGTFLTIGMFQALFITLGDIYLLDAYVADKLPFVLFAMLVSAVFVTITYTLLSVFGNVGKGLAIIFMVFQFSSSGGTFPISMTPYFFQVLNPFMPFTYAISLLREGVGGILWETVIRDILCLLGFIGLSLFVALVLKRPLSGLIKKSTENAKKTKIIA is encoded by the coding sequence ATGCGTTCGATTTGGCAGATTTATAAAACGGATTGGCTCAACATTTTCAAGGTGCCGACAGGCGTTTTTCTCATCGTGGCGATTGCTCTGCTCCCATGCTTGTATGATTGGGTCAATATCAAATCGGTCTGGGACCCTTATGCCAATACCCAAGGCGTCAAGGTAGCGGTCACGAGTCAGGATACGGGAGCAACGGTTGCCGGACAGCACATCAATATCGGAGACGAGCTGCTGAATAGCCTACAGCAGAATCAAAAGCTAGGCTGGACCTTCGTCGATGAGGCAGAGGCCCAGAGAGGTGTGGACAAAGGCGAGTATTACGCCAGCATTCTCATTCCACCCGACTTTTCCTCGAAAATTACCGGCATTGTGGATGGAAAGCTGGATCGACCCACCGTTATTTACAGTGTGAACGAGAAGGTGAATGCGATCGCGCCTAAGATTACATCGTCGGGCGTGTCCGCGATCGCCAAGGAAATCAATGAAAATTTCACCGGAGCCGTGAGCGAAGCATTGCTCAAAAAGCTGAAGGAAATCGGCATCGAGATCGAAGCACAGCTACCGACAATCCGTAAGATTGAAAATGGCATTTTCGACCTTGAAAGGAATCTTCCCCAAATCCAGGCTGCGGGACAGAAGGTATTGGAGCTGGAAAAGAAGCTGCCAGAAATTCATGAAAAAGCGCAGATCATTCCCGCATTGGAAGAGAAAATTCCTGAGATCAACCAGGCGGCTGAGTATTTGCTGAAAATCCAACAAAACTGGCCGAAAATCAGCGATACGATCTCACAGATTCTCATCATTCAAGATAAGCTGCCACAGATTCACCAGGCGGTAGATCGCGTCCAGGAGCTGGATCAGCACTTCAATCAGGTAGAGGACACGGTCAATCTCGCTCTGAGCAAAACGAACAAAGCGATCGAGGTCGTGACGGCGGCGCAGGACGCATTGCCACGGATTGCAGACATCGCGGAAAAGGGAGCTGCCTTTGCTGATCAGCTCCATGATTTTTTGGTAGCGAATGAAGGGGCACTGGATACGATCGCTCCCTTGATAAAGCAGAATCTCGCGTTGGCTCAACAAGCCGCAGATACCGTAGCCTTGCTGGCGGAGCGGCTGCTGGATACCAATCCAGATCGTTGGCCAACAGCGGATGAGGTCAAAGCCGTTCAGGGACGATTGGCGACCGTCGAGCGCGTGCTGGAGCATACGTCCTCTTTGCTCGATCGCATCAATTCATACATCCCAGGCAAACCGCTGCAAGGACAGGTGGATCGCCTGCATTCGATCGAGGACAAGATGAAGAGACAGATTGAGCTGCTGGGGATTGCGGCTCTCGCGCTGGAAAACGGGAAGGCTCCCCTCAAGGAGACAATCGAGAGCTTGCGGCAGGGTGCGAAAGAAACGAGTGCTGCATTGGGATCGATTCTCTCGCGGTACGACAGTGAAATCGTTCCGCGTATCGCTGCTGGCATCGATGCACTGAAAACATTGGCCCGCACGTCTTCTGACCATTTGCAGACAGCTAAAGACAAGATACCGGATATCGCAGCCATTCTAGAAGATGCCAAGGCAGGTCTGGAATTTGGCCAAGCTGAGCTAAAACGCATCCAGGATCAAATGCCACAGATTCGGGCAAAGGTGCATGAGCTGGCGCAAGGTCTGCAAGCAAAGGTCGATGCTTTTGACAAAGCGATCACCGTAGCTGCGCCACTATTGAAGAATAGCCTCCCGGAGATCGGGAAAAAGCTGGACGCAGCGGCAGCCTTCATCACGAACGATTTGCCTGCGGCGGAAAAAGAGCTCGTGAAGCTGTCGGATTTCGTCCGCAATCAGCTCCCTCAGCTAGAGGAGGGGGTTCATAAAGTCGCTGGATTGGTTCGCAACGATCTACCCCAGCTGCAGCACGCTGTCCGAGAAGCCGCAGACAAGCTGAGGGAATTTGAAGCGAATAATCAATTCGCAGCTCTCGCCAAGCTATTGCGCGGAGATATCCAAAAGGAAAGTGAGTTTTTGGCCAGTCCTGTCCAGATTCAAGAGAATCGGAAATACCCGATTCCGAATTACGGCTCAGCGATGTCTCCGTTTTATGGCGTCCTGTCGTTGTGGGTGGGAGCGACGTTGCTGATTTCCTTGTTGAAAGCCGAAGCCGAAAATCCGGATGGGCGGTACAAGCCGTACCAGCTGTACTTGGGACGACTGGGCACATTCTTGACGATCGGCATGTTTCAAGCGCTGTTCATTACACTCGGTGATATTTACCTACTCGATGCCTATGTGGCTGACAAATTACCGTTTGTCCTTTTTGCGATGCTGGTCAGCGCCGTGTTTGTCACCATCACGTACACGCTGCTGTCTGTATTCGGCAATGTGGGCAAGGGACTCGCGATCATCTTTATGGTGTTCCAGTTCTCGAGCTCTGGCGGCACGTTTCCGATCAGCATGACACCGTACTTTTTCCAGGTATTGAATCCATTTATGCCCTTCACCTATGCCATTAGCCTTTTGCGAGAAGGCGTGGGTGGGATTCTGTGGGAGACGGTGATTCGGGATATTCTCTGCCTGCTTGGGTTCATCGGACTGAGCCTGTTCGTGGCACTCGTCCTGAAACGTCCACTCAGTGGCCTGATCAAGAAGTCGACCGAGAATGCCAAGAAGACGAAGATTATTGCATAA
- a CDS encoding SgrR family transcriptional regulator: MLTVLHFLELRSYFSDRETRVAFPVTVEKLTGIWHCTPRYTKIIIRKLCELGWIDWQAGRGRGHTSVLTLLADSEEILLHEVKDKMERGEVNEAMELMNRFGGNSAKNRLMDWLSDGMGFTTQMVSDKLEDTLRFPVYRNIVTLDPALSYYTFDAHIGGQLFNTLVEYDPERRTIKPSIAHSWETSEDGRAWTFHLKKSILFHHGRELTAHDVVFSLDRVRLRPERFESSWMFQDIAQVEALDHKTVHIQLKQANSLFLRFLSTVPASILPEDVVVRRGESEFSRNPVGTGPFQVTRMQDGICVLEAFPAHFRGRPQLDRVEVLILPDMEPGRLKEPDWTSVFTSYGDPSHGELEAQLSESCGWIDAEILFACCTLLVFHQWKVGPQNHPAFRRALHHIIDRQQMIADLGGDLVFPARGFRPHHANTGRAEEEALSRAEIQALLQESGYRGEVFRIASNPYHEEDAIWIRDRLESFGIHIEMHVKPVEELMDYEDWEQYDGRLFGNVFTGDEICELEMYLQKNYFLAAFDPQTVEQVKQRTEAIFRERDASRRQELLDELESLMKQTHSILYLVYKKSNTSFHQSVRGVSINTSGWLDFDKIWFHPQAIRP; encoded by the coding sequence ATGCTGACCGTTCTTCATTTTTTAGAGCTCCGGTCGTATTTTAGCGATCGGGAAACCCGTGTTGCTTTCCCTGTGACAGTAGAAAAGCTCACGGGCATTTGGCATTGCACCCCTCGTTATACAAAAATCATCATTCGCAAGCTTTGCGAGCTCGGCTGGATTGATTGGCAGGCTGGTCGCGGGCGTGGTCATACTTCAGTGCTGACCCTACTGGCGGATTCCGAGGAAATTCTCCTCCATGAAGTAAAGGACAAGATGGAACGGGGAGAAGTCAATGAGGCGATGGAGCTGATGAACCGATTTGGCGGCAACTCAGCGAAGAATCGCTTGATGGATTGGCTGTCAGACGGAATGGGCTTCACGACTCAGATGGTTTCAGACAAGTTAGAGGATACGTTGCGTTTTCCTGTTTACCGCAATATTGTGACGTTGGACCCAGCGTTGTCCTATTACACGTTTGATGCCCATATTGGTGGACAGCTGTTCAATACATTGGTCGAATATGATCCAGAAAGACGTACGATAAAGCCTAGCATCGCACATTCTTGGGAAACCAGTGAGGACGGGCGAGCATGGACGTTTCATTTGAAAAAGAGCATTCTGTTTCATCATGGTCGGGAGCTTACGGCCCACGATGTTGTGTTTTCCCTTGATCGCGTTCGATTGCGTCCGGAGCGCTTTGAATCGAGCTGGATGTTTCAAGACATCGCACAGGTAGAGGCACTCGATCATAAAACGGTACACATTCAATTGAAGCAAGCAAATTCATTGTTTCTGCGTTTTTTATCAACGGTTCCAGCAAGTATCCTTCCAGAGGATGTCGTTGTGCGGAGGGGGGAATCGGAGTTTTCTCGGAATCCCGTCGGCACCGGTCCGTTTCAAGTCACGCGCATGCAGGACGGGATCTGTGTACTAGAGGCATTTCCCGCTCATTTTCGCGGCAGGCCACAGCTGGATCGGGTCGAGGTACTGATCTTGCCCGATATGGAACCGGGTCGGCTAAAAGAACCGGACTGGACATCTGTTTTCACGTCCTACGGGGATCCGTCTCATGGAGAACTGGAGGCGCAGCTGAGTGAGAGCTGTGGGTGGATCGATGCAGAAATACTATTTGCCTGCTGCACGCTGCTGGTCTTTCATCAATGGAAAGTTGGACCACAGAATCACCCTGCATTTCGGCGAGCTCTTCACCACATCATCGATCGACAACAGATGATTGCGGATTTGGGAGGAGATCTCGTTTTTCCAGCCAGAGGGTTCCGTCCGCACCATGCGAATACGGGCAGGGCTGAGGAAGAGGCGTTGAGTCGTGCAGAGATTCAAGCGTTATTACAGGAAAGTGGCTATCGGGGGGAAGTGTTCAGAATCGCTTCCAATCCGTATCACGAGGAAGACGCTATCTGGATTCGGGACCGTTTGGAGTCATTCGGTATCCATATTGAGATGCACGTGAAGCCCGTTGAAGAATTGATGGATTATGAGGATTGGGAGCAATACGACGGTCGGTTGTTTGGAAACGTATTTACCGGAGACGAGATCTGCGAGCTAGAGATGTATTTGCAAAAGAATTATTTCCTGGCTGCCTTTGATCCGCAGACAGTGGAACAGGTCAAACAACGGACAGAAGCCATTTTCCGTGAAAGGGACGCCTCCAGACGACAGGAGCTGCTGGATGAGCTCGAATCTTTGATGAAGCAAACGCATTCGATCCTCTACCTCGTCTATAAAAAGAGCAATACGTCCTTTCACCAGTCGGTGCGCGGGGTCTCGATTAACACATCAGGCTGGCTGGACTTCGATAAAATCTGGTTCCATCCCCAAGCAATCAGACCTTAG
- a CDS encoding MDR family MFS transporter — protein sequence MNGFIQKLRAMADFHPVAWGVIIGTFLSRTGFFMTIPFLGIYLGKGKGIDPATVGAILAASFLVGTLCSFVGGALSDRLGRYPVMIAAMAAWSLTLLGFAFADEIWQFFLMSCLNGLCRSIFEPTARALLADVTPPERRTDAFHARYFAINIGGAIGPLVGLKLGAGSTSSLLPFYVSAVIFAIYAIVLVVFMLSFRHELQEKSSGTPMKQMIRIVFTDKVFLYFLLGNVFLAGAYSHLDTTLSQFIGHDRIEAYSFLFIINTLSVLILQYPLAKLMKRFSSLTALKAGCLLFGLGLFGFGLFDNLALLALSMVIFTAGEILSFVIGDVLIGEIAPSHLRGAYYGASGFAFIGQSACAWFGGILLNLLGFGQGPLIFAILMLLTFIAYPFFHRGQQLWELRLGHTGTNEGCQGMELTKS from the coding sequence ATGAATGGCTTTATACAAAAGCTCCGCGCGATGGCAGACTTCCATCCCGTCGCCTGGGGTGTCATTATCGGAACCTTCCTGTCACGTACAGGTTTTTTCATGACCATTCCGTTTTTAGGGATTTATCTGGGGAAAGGAAAAGGCATCGATCCTGCCACGGTTGGCGCGATTTTAGCCGCCAGCTTTTTGGTCGGGACCCTCTGCAGCTTTGTCGGAGGAGCGTTATCCGATCGACTGGGGCGATACCCGGTCATGATTGCGGCGATGGCTGCATGGAGCCTCACGCTGCTGGGGTTCGCATTCGCTGATGAGATCTGGCAATTCTTCCTCATGAGCTGCTTGAATGGCCTCTGCCGGAGCATCTTTGAGCCGACTGCCCGTGCCTTGCTGGCAGATGTGACTCCTCCTGAACGCCGCACCGATGCCTTTCATGCCAGATATTTCGCCATCAATATCGGCGGAGCGATTGGTCCATTAGTGGGGCTGAAGCTGGGAGCAGGCAGTACTTCCTCGCTCTTGCCGTTTTACGTCAGTGCCGTCATCTTTGCCATCTACGCGATCGTCCTGGTCGTTTTCATGCTCTCCTTTCGGCACGAGCTCCAGGAAAAGTCGTCTGGGACCCCGATGAAGCAAATGATCCGCATTGTTTTTACGGATAAGGTGTTTCTCTATTTTCTCTTGGGCAACGTCTTTCTGGCAGGAGCCTATTCGCACCTCGATACGACTTTGTCGCAGTTTATTGGTCACGATCGGATCGAAGCCTACTCGTTTCTGTTTATTATCAACACGCTCTCTGTCTTGATCCTGCAATACCCGCTGGCAAAGCTGATGAAGCGGTTTTCTTCCCTGACGGCCTTGAAGGCTGGCTGCCTTTTATTTGGACTCGGTCTGTTCGGATTCGGACTCTTTGACAATCTGGCATTGCTGGCCCTATCGATGGTTATCTTTACGGCGGGTGAGATTTTGAGCTTTGTCATTGGGGATGTACTGATCGGGGAAATTGCCCCCAGCCATTTGCGAGGAGCTTACTATGGTGCGAGTGGCTTCGCCTTTATTGGCCAGAGCGCTTGCGCGTGGTTCGGGGGGATTTTACTCAACCTGCTGGGCTTCGGACAAGGTCCTCTCATCTTTGCCATCCTCATGCTGCTGACCTTTATCGCCTATCCGTTTTTCCACCGCGGGCAACAGCTGTGGGAATTGCGTCTCGGGCACACCGGCACAAACGAGGGGTGCCAAGGCATGGAATTAACCAAAAGCTAA
- a CDS encoding isocitrate lyase/PEP mutase family protein, with translation MTTFQQFHALHHTDDLLFMGNAWDIPSARALEKGGFKAIGTTSWGIAHSLGFTDGEKIDFDLHLAVIKGIVEHVQIPVSADIEAGYGENAPAIIENVLRTANVGVAGINLEDSLKHQAGLRDITQHGDLLHKIRTALDNSGFHDFYINARIDTYFQKEDPLAETIDRAKCYVESGASGIFVPGVKDEADIRAIVAQVNAPLNVLPLPGLTDGKLLRKWGVKRLSFGNAMYDKMVAYLDSHAALLFEATDTASLYESDRS, from the coding sequence ATGACAACCTTTCAGCAATTCCACGCTCTTCATCATACGGATGACTTACTGTTTATGGGCAATGCCTGGGACATCCCCTCTGCACGCGCTCTCGAAAAAGGCGGTTTTAAAGCAATCGGTACGACCAGCTGGGGAATCGCACATTCACTCGGCTTTACAGACGGAGAAAAGATAGATTTTGACCTGCATCTCGCCGTTATCAAAGGGATTGTCGAGCACGTGCAGATTCCGGTGTCTGCCGATATCGAGGCAGGCTATGGGGAAAATGCTCCTGCCATCATCGAGAATGTGTTGCGGACGGCAAATGTGGGAGTCGCGGGCATCAATTTGGAGGATTCGCTCAAGCACCAAGCAGGCTTGCGAGACATCACCCAGCATGGAGACCTTCTCCACAAAATCAGAACCGCTCTCGATAACAGCGGCTTTCACGATTTTTATATCAACGCCCGAATCGATACGTATTTTCAAAAAGAAGATCCGCTAGCAGAAACGATCGATCGAGCCAAATGCTATGTGGAGAGCGGAGCCAGCGGAATCTTTGTCCCTGGGGTAAAGGACGAAGCGGACATCCGAGCAATCGTTGCCCAAGTAAACGCACCTCTGAATGTTCTGCCACTGCCTGGTCTTACAGATGGCAAGCTGCTCCGCAAGTGGGGAGTAAAGCGCCTCAGCTTTGGCAATGCCATGTACGACAAAATGGTCGCTTATTTAGACAGCCATGCAGCGTTGTTGTTTGAGGCTACTGACACCGCTTCCCTGTACGAATCGGATCGCTCCTGA
- a CDS encoding NAD(P)H-dependent oxidoreductase: protein MNLLVIYTHPNHRSLSFSFLQKVIQGSGENPLIQEVQVLDLYEEGFDPVLVFNEQKRRRDMHIDPRLEKYRNQITWADKIVFVYPIWWGRPPAMLLGYIDQMFASDFAYRDKKGLLPEGLLAGKSVVCISSMKGPTHYPLFWLNNAHKILMKRALFQFVGMKKVKFFEFGNMESPKGRHEEKLEKVYRYFRGMAQ, encoded by the coding sequence ATGAATCTGCTCGTGATTTATACACATCCGAATCATCGGAGTCTTAGCTTTTCGTTTTTGCAAAAGGTCATCCAAGGGAGTGGGGAAAATCCTCTGATACAAGAAGTACAGGTACTGGATCTCTATGAGGAAGGATTTGATCCGGTCCTGGTTTTTAATGAGCAAAAGCGCAGAAGGGATATGCACATCGATCCACGACTGGAGAAATATCGGAATCAGATTACTTGGGCAGATAAAATCGTTTTCGTATATCCGATCTGGTGGGGACGACCGCCTGCCATGCTCTTGGGATATATTGACCAGATGTTTGCTTCTGATTTTGCTTACAGAGACAAGAAGGGGCTACTGCCGGAAGGGTTGCTTGCGGGGAAGTCGGTCGTGTGCATTTCCTCGATGAAAGGGCCCACGCATTATCCGTTGTTTTGGCTGAATAACGCTCACAAAATACTGATGAAGAGAGCCTTGTTTCAATTTGTGGGGATGAAAAAGGTGAAGTTCTTTGAATTTGGGAACATGGAGAGTCCGAAGGGGAGGCATGAAGAGAAATTGGAGAAGGTCTATCGTTATTTCAGAGGAATGGCTCAGTAA
- a CDS encoding MarR family winged helix-turn-helix transcriptional regulator → MDKTAFFQKFVTFTSAVHQVKHEMTKDLKPDDITPVQYSILEYVAVQQPVTLSEISDCQHMSMPNTSREIRKLTEKNLCEKSTVAEDQRKQSIRLTQKGQDMMDEAFSRIEERFLQRLQGAAEEDLKMIEQALDVLQAKVFYTES, encoded by the coding sequence ATGGACAAAACAGCCTTTTTCCAAAAGTTCGTGACCTTCACGAGTGCCGTACATCAAGTGAAGCACGAGATGACCAAAGATCTAAAACCCGATGATATCACTCCCGTTCAATACAGCATTCTGGAATATGTAGCCGTACAGCAGCCTGTCACCCTCAGTGAAATCAGTGACTGTCAGCATATGTCCATGCCCAACACGAGTCGGGAGATCAGGAAACTGACGGAGAAAAACCTGTGTGAAAAATCGACCGTTGCCGAAGATCAGCGCAAGCAATCGATCCGCCTGACCCAAAAAGGGCAAGACATGATGGACGAAGCATTTTCCCGGATCGAGGAGCGTTTCCTCCAGCGTCTACAAGGTGCTGCCGAAGAAGATCTGAAAATGATTGAACAAGCCTTGGACGTGCTGCAGGCGAAAGTGTTTTATACAGAGTCATGA